The genomic segment TACTTACATCTTTAAGAATTACTATTGGGACCAGTATTGCTGTATTATTTTTTGCAGAAAATTTTGCTGTTGAATATGGAATTGGTTATTATATCATGAACAGTTGGTCAATGGTTAATTATTCAAAAATGTATAGTGGAATTATAGCTGTAAGTATCCTGGGTTTTTTCTTATTTAAACTAATTGATATTTTAGAAAACAAATTTTGTAGCTGGAAATAAATTTAATCATAATAGGTAAATAAATTAACAGAAGATAATATTAACCTATGATATATTAATAATTGAAATTAAAATAATACGATTAAAAGGAAGGAAGATAAACTATGAAAATAATATTATCACCCAGTAAAACTCAGAATCATCAAAGAAAAAGGAAGGAACAAGGCAAAGATATTTTAAAAGAAGATATGACTAAAGAATTATTTGATTACTTAAAATCTCTATCAAAAAAAGAATTAAAAAAAGAACTTGATATACAGGGAAATCTTTTAGATAGAACCTATGAGCTTTATCAGAATCATAGTTATGAAGACCAGACTATTCCTGCTATTGAATGTTATAATGGAGCAGTTTTTAAACAAATTGAACTAGATAGTTATTCAAAAGATCAGCAGTCATATATGCAAAATAAACTTGTTATTCTCTCTCCTATGTATGGGCCGCTAAGATCAAATACAGAAATCTGGCCTTATAGACTTGAAATGAAACTTAAGCCAAATGGGATTAATCTCTATGAATACTGGCAGGATGTAATGAAAAATTATTTTTCTGAGACAGATTTGATTATTAATCTGGCCTCAAATGAGTATAGTAAAGTAGTTGAAAAAAATTATCAGGGTAAAATAATTGATTTTTATTTTAAAGAGGAAAAGGAAGATGGCAGTCTTAAAACAATTGGTTATTATGTCAAGCAAAACAGAGGTAAACTCTTAAATGAATTGATAAAAAAGCAAATTAATAGTCTGGAAGAAATTAAAAAAATCAATCTTGATGGCTATAAATTTGATGAGGAACGCTCAGATGAAAATAATTTTATGTTTATTAAAAGACCACTTTAAATAGTGGTCTTTTTTTTGTAATCAAGATAAAGCCAACTACTAAGAATTATTAATAAAAATATCATTACTAATGGAATTTGCCAGAGATTTATGTTAATTATATTCCAGCCAAGTAACATAACTGTTATTGAAGTAATAGGGGCTATTATAAAATAAGCTTTTGTATTGTAAAACCAGCCATATGGAAAAAAATGTGCTCCAGTTATTACTGAAAAAAATATTATCATATAT from the Halanaerobiales bacterium genome contains:
- a CDS encoding YaaA family protein → MKIILSPSKTQNHQRKRKEQGKDILKEDMTKELFDYLKSLSKKELKKELDIQGNLLDRTYELYQNHSYEDQTIPAIECYNGAVFKQIELDSYSKDQQSYMQNKLVILSPMYGPLRSNTEIWPYRLEMKLKPNGINLYEYWQDVMKNYFSETDLIINLASNEYSKVVEKNYQGKIIDFYFKEEKEDGSLKTIGYYVKQNRGKLLNELIKKQINSLEEIKKINLDGYKFDEERSDENNFMFIKRPL